Proteins encoded by one window of Sorangium aterium:
- a CDS encoding type VI secretion system Vgr family protein, whose product MAATFATFSLEGDKLPADVAVTRFEAVEAISTPYTVEVRFATLDASFRVEDCLRSRLCLRVVDTSGQERLYDGIVDRAGFAHIAGESRQFDVRLRPALAALAHREGCRIFQEKTIVQVAQSVFEDAGFGDKVEWRIAKEYEPREFIVQYRESHLNFVSRLLEDNGLFYYFRHEAAGHTMIITDDPAAFEVEEGLPVSFRMAQGGLPGSLPLSKFTRTRALRTSLVHLRDHDFEKPDVKPESALPRKEAIALPYFEYPAGFTKGSVGARRAEARVRELSADADVCEGESRAAGLKVGEPFAVEGAAEPCLNGEFVVTHLVSRGNQTLTGGATNYDVENHFRGVPKGAPFAAERRARRPRIRGIQTAVVTGSSTQEQAIHVDKYGRIKVRFFWDRQGQQDHTSSCWLRVSQIAMGGSMILPRVGWEVSVAFLDGDPDRPLVLGRTYNAEKTPPDALPAAKASGTLKSMSSPGAGGHNQIGMSDTAGSQGFGMHAQKDLNVTIKNDKVEEVTVNEEQHISVNGSRSVKVDDSTSIAGNQSLDVGAVLSHKITGNQSISIGGNDTTNAISNHVEKVTGNRSYTVSGNQITISNGVRHSITGDMSRKVGALQLSGSLGSINDNVLGGMTETVGAVKAQIINGSHGEQITANKDQTSLAAELHLTKGSLSHVALGVTNMVGGLHYQKLDGDLVVQAPLITLLGAVGVFKGGGSELKLGGGPVVIKGSKIAVKGALVVKMGASMKLGS is encoded by the coding sequence ATGGCCGCTACCTTCGCCACCTTCTCCCTGGAGGGCGACAAGCTCCCCGCGGACGTCGCCGTGACCCGCTTCGAGGCCGTCGAGGCGATCTCCACCCCCTACACGGTCGAGGTGCGCTTCGCGACGCTGGACGCCTCGTTCCGGGTCGAGGACTGCCTGCGCAGCCGCCTCTGCCTGCGCGTCGTCGACACGTCGGGCCAGGAGCGCCTGTACGACGGCATCGTCGACCGCGCCGGCTTCGCGCACATCGCGGGCGAGAGCCGCCAGTTCGACGTCCGCCTGCGGCCCGCGCTGGCCGCGCTCGCGCACCGCGAGGGGTGCCGCATCTTCCAGGAGAAGACCATCGTCCAGGTCGCGCAGTCGGTCTTCGAGGACGCCGGCTTCGGCGACAAGGTCGAGTGGCGGATCGCGAAGGAGTACGAGCCGCGCGAGTTCATCGTCCAGTACCGCGAGTCGCACCTCAACTTCGTCTCGCGGCTCCTCGAGGACAACGGCCTCTTCTACTACTTCCGGCACGAGGCCGCCGGGCACACGATGATCATCACCGACGACCCCGCCGCCTTCGAGGTGGAGGAGGGGCTGCCGGTGAGCTTCCGCATGGCGCAGGGCGGCCTGCCCGGGAGCCTGCCGCTCTCGAAGTTCACGAGGACGCGCGCGCTGCGCACGAGCCTCGTCCACCTCCGGGACCACGATTTCGAGAAGCCCGACGTGAAGCCGGAGTCCGCGCTGCCCCGCAAGGAGGCCATCGCGCTGCCCTACTTCGAGTACCCCGCCGGCTTCACGAAGGGGAGCGTGGGGGCCCGCCGCGCCGAGGCCCGCGTGCGCGAGCTCTCCGCCGACGCCGACGTGTGCGAGGGCGAGAGCCGCGCGGCCGGGCTCAAGGTGGGCGAGCCGTTCGCCGTCGAGGGCGCCGCGGAGCCGTGCCTGAACGGCGAGTTCGTGGTCACCCACCTCGTCTCGCGCGGCAACCAGACGCTCACCGGCGGCGCGACGAACTACGACGTCGAGAACCACTTCCGCGGCGTCCCCAAGGGCGCGCCCTTCGCGGCCGAGCGCCGCGCGCGGCGGCCGCGCATCCGCGGCATCCAGACGGCGGTCGTCACCGGGTCGAGCACCCAGGAGCAGGCGATCCACGTCGACAAGTACGGCCGCATCAAGGTCCGCTTCTTCTGGGACCGGCAGGGCCAGCAGGACCACACCTCGAGCTGCTGGCTGCGCGTCTCGCAGATCGCGATGGGCGGCTCGATGATCCTCCCCCGCGTCGGCTGGGAGGTCTCGGTCGCGTTCCTCGACGGCGACCCGGACCGGCCGCTCGTGCTCGGGCGCACGTACAACGCGGAGAAGACGCCGCCCGACGCGCTCCCCGCCGCCAAGGCGTCCGGCACGCTGAAGAGCATGTCGTCGCCCGGCGCGGGCGGCCACAACCAGATCGGCATGTCCGACACCGCGGGGAGCCAGGGGTTCGGCATGCACGCCCAGAAGGACCTCAACGTCACCATCAAGAACGACAAGGTCGAGGAGGTGACGGTCAACGAGGAGCAGCACATCAGCGTGAACGGCTCCCGCTCGGTCAAGGTCGACGACTCGACCTCCATCGCTGGCAATCAATCGCTCGACGTCGGCGCGGTGCTCTCGCACAAGATCACCGGCAACCAGAGCATCTCGATCGGCGGCAACGACACGACCAACGCGATCAGCAACCACGTCGAGAAGGTCACCGGCAACCGCTCCTACACGGTGAGCGGGAACCAGATCACGATCTCGAACGGCGTCAGGCACTCCATCACCGGGGACATGAGCCGCAAGGTCGGCGCGCTGCAGCTCTCCGGCAGCCTCGGCTCGATCAACGACAACGTCCTCGGCGGGATGACGGAGACGGTGGGCGCCGTGAAGGCGCAGATCATCAACGGCAGCCACGGCGAGCAGATCACGGCCAACAAGGACCAGACCTCGCTGGCGGCGGAGCTCCACCTCACGAAGGGCTCGCTCTCCCACGTGGCGCTCGGCGTCACCAACATGGTCGGCGGCCTCCATTACCAGAAGCTGGACGGTGATCTCGTGGTGCAGGCGCCGCTCATCACCCTCCTCGGCGCCGTCGGCGTCTTCAAGGGCGGCGGCAGCGAGCTCAAGCTCGGCGGCGGACCCGTCGTGATCAAGGGGTCGAAGATCGCGGTCAAGGGCGCGCTGGTGGTCAAGATGGGCGCGTCGATGAAGCTCGGATCGTGA
- a CDS encoding DUF6968 family protein translates to MPKKRIGEPIAVRRYGVDGQPDRQIVLVIGKPIAPGAQDGDWCCPVLISGLGAEVFKWQEGVDALQALQLAQGFARQTLEASGLPITWAAGGEPGDLGLYRPIDSPFGLWFQRLAERAFDLAVEVVGRVIVEVSQQHPKVREQVKRARARRE, encoded by the coding sequence ATGCCCAAGAAGCGCATCGGTGAGCCCATCGCCGTCCGTCGCTACGGAGTGGATGGCCAGCCTGACCGGCAGATCGTACTCGTCATCGGCAAGCCGATTGCGCCCGGTGCGCAGGACGGCGACTGGTGCTGCCCGGTGCTCATCTCCGGGCTCGGTGCTGAGGTGTTCAAGTGGCAGGAGGGCGTCGACGCCCTGCAAGCCCTCCAACTCGCGCAGGGCTTCGCCAGGCAGACGTTGGAGGCGTCCGGGCTGCCCATCACCTGGGCCGCCGGCGGGGAGCCCGGTGACCTGGGGCTGTACCGGCCTATCGACTCGCCGTTCGGGCTCTGGTTCCAGCGCCTGGCGGAGCGGGCTTTCGACCTCGCGGTCGAGGTCGTTGGCCGCGTCATCGTGGAGGTCAGCCAGCAGCATCCGAAGGTCCGCGAGCAGGTGAAGCGAGCGCGCGCACGACGCGAATGA
- a CDS encoding DUF2169 family type VI secretion system accessory protein, protein MSQPPLDNKTDFAAHPQLLVDRDGEQLVTIVKASFELQGDGSLELAPPERTRGVRLADLPWEEKKPESVAYPADVCLFKPATDVIFVATAYAPNGKAVPSFDVRVEVGPLKKSLVVFGKRLWVDKGAALTAPSPIEQIDMRYDHAWGGRDDDDPAAPLEEPRNPIGTGVTRAPASLTHQPAPAIEDPSYPIRTAKTGPPPAGIGVVGRHWEPRRAYAGTYDAAWRENRAPLLPEDFDHRFNLCASPGLIADPPLAGGEPVRALNLTPEGALSFELPKVQIEIEFHVKDRAPVAFAPHLDTVLVDLYATGPQKPVAVEMVWRAHVKAPRRMKDARVIVRERGRA, encoded by the coding sequence ATGAGCCAGCCCCCGCTCGACAACAAGACGGACTTCGCCGCGCACCCACAGCTGCTCGTCGATCGGGACGGCGAGCAGCTGGTCACGATCGTCAAGGCGAGCTTCGAGCTCCAGGGCGACGGCAGCCTCGAGCTCGCGCCCCCCGAGCGCACGCGCGGGGTCCGCCTCGCCGACCTGCCCTGGGAGGAGAAGAAGCCCGAGAGCGTCGCGTACCCCGCCGACGTCTGCCTGTTCAAGCCGGCGACCGACGTGATCTTCGTGGCCACGGCGTACGCGCCGAACGGCAAGGCGGTGCCGTCCTTCGACGTGCGCGTCGAGGTGGGCCCGCTCAAGAAATCGCTCGTCGTGTTCGGCAAGCGGCTCTGGGTGGACAAGGGCGCCGCCCTCACCGCGCCTTCGCCCATCGAGCAGATCGACATGCGCTACGACCACGCCTGGGGCGGGCGGGACGACGACGATCCCGCGGCGCCGCTCGAGGAGCCGCGCAACCCGATCGGCACGGGCGTCACGCGCGCGCCGGCCTCGCTCACCCACCAGCCGGCGCCGGCCATCGAGGATCCCTCGTACCCGATCCGGACCGCGAAGACCGGGCCGCCGCCCGCCGGGATCGGGGTCGTCGGCCGGCACTGGGAGCCGCGCCGCGCGTACGCCGGGACGTACGACGCCGCGTGGCGGGAGAACCGCGCGCCGCTCCTGCCCGAGGACTTCGACCACCGCTTCAACCTCTGCGCCTCGCCGGGCCTCATCGCGGATCCGCCGCTCGCGGGCGGCGAGCCGGTGCGGGCGCTCAACCTCACGCCCGAGGGGGCGCTCAGCTTCGAGCTCCCGAAGGTGCAGATCGAGATCGAGTTCCACGTGAAGGACCGCGCGCCGGTCGCCTTCGCGCCCCACCTCGACACAGTGCTCGTCGACCTCTACGCCACCGGCCCGCAGAAGCCGGTGGCCGTCGAGATGGTCTGGCGCGCGCACGTCAAGGCGCCCCGGCGGATGAAGGACGCGCGCGTGATCGTGCGCGAGCGGGGGCGAGCGTGA
- a CDS encoding type VI secretion system Vgr family protein, with protein MADHHVLAIPSLSVEGKIYRVLRFELTEQLSELTRLECELLDDEAALPRPKEVLGKRAVFTLSRSDDTQTRSFAGTIVLAELVPDPDDVPTLRIEVAPALWNLGQRSDCRIFQDKSAVDIVKEVLEGAGVPASQQDWRVTEPHPTRVYTVQYRERDLDFVHRLLAEEGIYFAIHMRDEEDVIVFGDSPTGLEDIEGATSLPFFQDFGAEGFADRVVRLSREVSVRSDKVFVRDYDPEKPSTKPEASAEGSDPGEHVLEIYEHPARTADAGVAERLAKVLLDSVQAERDVVRGESGSLALLPGRRFSVDGHPYDPLNQEYLVIRARIAGSRPRNFELSGRAGAEDGARDLQSICEFWGVPTGTTRYRPPRRAREQVIPGAQTAMTTGPSGQEIHTDAGGHVKVAFHWDRSGKKDDTSSRWIRTSQVPTGGSMLLPRVGWEVTVRHVEGDADRPFVMGRMYNALTPPPYALPKEAGKSSLQTVTTPGGGSTNELRMSDAKGGEEMFINASKDMSTEVKNNATESIGNNHKKKIGADQTTNVTNSMTTSVGSNQTLSVSGNQSMKIETFHVDDMGGDHSLSIGGNRDMKIGGDHKRDVTGNSSLTVSGNQIDLVVGSVTDQTLAGFNHEVGAALVELALGHRSVTVQGDRSETATGAKVIAVKSGRGVQVGGSMNVKVGGAIVNVANGNRVESSLGTYTELAGGAQLVKANNAVFEATGALTLVMGASILSLTPASVAIIGVSAKLDGDVSDTAALVLDN; from the coding sequence GTGGCTGATCATCATGTCCTCGCGATCCCCTCCCTCAGCGTGGAGGGCAAGATCTACCGGGTGCTGCGCTTCGAGCTCACGGAGCAGCTCTCGGAGCTCACCCGCCTCGAGTGCGAGCTGCTCGACGACGAGGCGGCGCTGCCGAGGCCGAAGGAGGTCCTCGGCAAGCGCGCGGTGTTCACGCTGTCGCGCAGCGACGACACGCAGACGCGCTCTTTCGCCGGGACGATCGTCCTCGCCGAGCTCGTGCCCGATCCCGACGACGTGCCCACGCTGCGGATCGAGGTCGCGCCGGCGCTCTGGAACCTCGGGCAGCGCTCCGACTGCCGGATCTTCCAGGACAAGAGCGCGGTCGACATCGTGAAGGAGGTCCTCGAGGGCGCGGGCGTGCCCGCGAGCCAGCAGGACTGGCGCGTGACCGAGCCCCACCCGACGCGGGTCTACACGGTCCAGTACCGGGAGCGGGACCTCGATTTCGTGCACCGCCTCCTCGCCGAGGAGGGGATCTACTTCGCGATCCACATGAGGGATGAAGAGGACGTCATCGTCTTCGGCGACTCGCCGACCGGCCTCGAGGACATCGAGGGCGCGACGTCGCTGCCGTTCTTCCAGGACTTCGGCGCCGAGGGCTTCGCGGATCGCGTCGTCCGCCTCTCGCGGGAGGTCTCCGTGCGGAGCGACAAGGTGTTCGTCCGCGACTACGACCCGGAGAAGCCCTCGACGAAGCCGGAGGCGTCGGCCGAGGGGAGCGATCCCGGGGAGCACGTGCTCGAGATCTACGAGCACCCGGCGCGCACCGCCGATGCGGGCGTGGCGGAGCGGCTCGCCAAGGTGCTGCTCGACTCGGTGCAGGCGGAGCGCGACGTCGTGCGCGGCGAGAGCGGCTCGCTCGCGCTGCTCCCGGGCCGGCGCTTCTCGGTCGACGGCCACCCGTACGACCCGCTCAACCAGGAGTACCTCGTGATCCGCGCGCGCATCGCCGGCAGCCGGCCGCGGAACTTCGAGCTCTCCGGCCGCGCGGGCGCGGAGGACGGCGCGCGCGACCTCCAGTCGATCTGCGAGTTCTGGGGCGTGCCGACCGGGACCACGCGCTACCGGCCCCCGCGGCGCGCCCGCGAGCAGGTGATCCCGGGCGCGCAGACCGCGATGACCACCGGGCCCTCGGGGCAGGAGATCCACACCGACGCGGGCGGGCACGTGAAGGTCGCCTTCCACTGGGATCGCTCCGGAAAGAAGGACGACACATCGAGCCGCTGGATCCGCACGAGCCAGGTGCCGACGGGCGGATCCATGCTGCTGCCGCGCGTCGGGTGGGAGGTCACCGTGCGCCATGTCGAGGGCGACGCGGACCGGCCGTTCGTGATGGGCCGCATGTACAACGCGCTCACGCCGCCGCCCTACGCGCTCCCGAAGGAGGCAGGGAAGAGCTCCCTCCAGACCGTGACGACGCCGGGCGGGGGCAGCACCAACGAGCTCCGGATGTCGGACGCGAAGGGCGGCGAGGAGATGTTCATCAACGCCTCGAAGGACATGTCCACCGAGGTGAAGAACAACGCGACCGAGTCGATCGGCAACAACCACAAGAAGAAGATCGGCGCCGACCAGACGACGAACGTGACGAACAGCATGACGACCAGCGTCGGGTCGAACCAGACGCTCTCGGTCTCCGGCAACCAGTCGATGAAGATCGAGACCTTCCACGTGGACGACATGGGCGGCGATCACTCGCTCTCGATCGGCGGGAACCGCGACATGAAGATCGGCGGGGATCACAAGCGCGACGTCACCGGCAACAGCTCGCTCACGGTGTCCGGCAACCAGATCGATCTCGTGGTCGGCTCGGTCACGGATCAGACCCTGGCCGGCTTCAACCACGAGGTCGGCGCGGCGCTCGTCGAGCTCGCGCTGGGGCACCGCTCCGTGACGGTCCAGGGCGACCGGAGCGAGACGGCCACCGGCGCGAAGGTGATCGCGGTCAAGTCGGGCCGCGGCGTCCAGGTCGGCGGATCGATGAACGTGAAGGTCGGCGGCGCGATCGTCAACGTGGCGAACGGGAACCGCGTGGAGAGCTCGCTCGGCACGTACACCGAGCTCGCGGGGGGCGCGCAGCTCGTCAAGGCGAACAACGCCGTCTTCGAGGCGACCGGCGCGCTCACGCTGGTCATGGGCGCGTCGATCCTCTCGCTGACGCCCGCGAGCGTCGCGATCATCGGCGTGTCCGCGAAGCTCGACGGCGACGTCTCCGACACCGCCGCGCTGGTGCTCGACAACTGA
- a CDS encoding YkgJ family cysteine cluster protein: MSPSTPPARPRLAAHVLARRHLVGEEERVILHDARTGQLLQLGPREWVLLSAADGTRDVEGIVIAAAREGAHARVPAAQAFFAELHAAGLLGADDAGEDAARSGSTAAAAAAAPALDPGERDPRERRLEVLPDFSLHCDGRGSCCRIYASILFDPEEAARARALRPDVLSGGARHERAFTPERGTWPCAASVVAMRDGRCAYLEGEGRCSLHARGGPEAKPLGCRTFPTSFVDDGESVRVSVAVECACVLASVGRPGGAPLLDPRLVTRGDLDERIDVARLPGRAQVAPGATASRAEVVAWSRRLAAAAPPPDVAAGLFSLAAALEAEGLAEGAIARFERPDPLDPAALAPWLAALHGRAARRAREDAAWRSERDLARWATRWIADATLALAEPDLLGALLLAPVPARVGDRERFTLRAALHGHRLLGALPLSLALRDRAVRLVVARALPAVVDGEGADDPACAEPIALVEATLRGHGLDAYAAEAATAG, translated from the coding sequence GTGAGCCCGAGCACACCGCCGGCGCGCCCTCGCCTCGCCGCCCACGTGCTCGCGCGGCGCCACCTGGTCGGCGAGGAGGAGCGCGTCATCCTCCACGATGCCCGCACGGGGCAGCTGCTCCAGCTCGGCCCGCGGGAGTGGGTCCTGCTCTCCGCGGCCGACGGGACGCGCGACGTCGAGGGCATCGTCATCGCGGCGGCCCGCGAGGGCGCGCACGCGCGTGTGCCCGCGGCGCAGGCGTTCTTCGCGGAGCTCCACGCCGCGGGGCTGCTCGGAGCGGACGACGCCGGCGAGGACGCGGCGCGCTCCGGGTCCACGGCGGCCGCGGCCGCCGCGGCGCCCGCGCTCGACCCGGGGGAGCGCGATCCCCGCGAGCGCCGGCTGGAGGTGCTGCCCGACTTCAGCCTGCACTGCGACGGCCGCGGGAGCTGCTGCCGGATCTACGCCTCGATCCTCTTCGATCCCGAGGAGGCGGCGCGGGCGCGGGCATTGCGGCCCGATGTGCTGAGCGGGGGCGCGCGCCACGAGCGGGCCTTCACGCCGGAGCGCGGGACGTGGCCGTGCGCAGCCTCCGTCGTGGCGATGCGGGACGGGCGGTGCGCCTACCTCGAGGGCGAGGGGCGCTGCTCGCTCCACGCGAGGGGCGGGCCCGAGGCCAAGCCGCTCGGGTGCCGCACCTTCCCGACCAGCTTCGTCGACGACGGCGAGTCGGTGCGCGTCTCGGTCGCCGTGGAGTGCGCCTGCGTGCTGGCCAGCGTGGGCCGCCCCGGCGGCGCGCCGCTGCTCGATCCGCGGCTCGTCACGCGGGGGGATCTGGACGAGCGCATCGATGTCGCCCGGCTGCCGGGCCGCGCGCAGGTGGCGCCCGGCGCGACCGCCTCCCGCGCGGAGGTCGTCGCCTGGTCGCGGCGCCTCGCCGCGGCAGCGCCCCCGCCCGACGTCGCCGCGGGCCTCTTCTCGCTCGCCGCCGCGCTCGAGGCCGAGGGCCTCGCCGAGGGGGCGATCGCGCGCTTCGAGCGGCCCGATCCGCTGGATCCGGCGGCGCTCGCGCCCTGGCTCGCCGCGCTCCACGGCCGCGCGGCGCGGCGGGCGCGCGAGGACGCCGCCTGGCGGAGCGAGCGGGACCTCGCGCGGTGGGCCACGCGGTGGATCGCGGACGCGACGCTGGCGCTGGCCGAGCCTGACCTGCTCGGCGCGCTGCTCCTCGCGCCCGTGCCCGCGCGCGTGGGCGACCGCGAGCGCTTCACCCTCCGCGCGGCCTTGCACGGCCACCGCCTGCTCGGCGCGCTGCCGCTCTCGCTCGCGCTCCGCGATCGCGCCGTGCGGCTCGTCGTGGCCCGGGCGCTGCCGGCGGTCGTCGACGGGGAGGGCGCGGACGACCCGGCCTGCGCCGAGCCGATCGCGCTCGTGGAGGCGACGCTGCGAGGCCACGGCCTCGACGCGTACGCCGCCGAGGCGGCCACGGCCGGGTGA
- a CDS encoding beta-ketoacyl synthase N-terminal-like domain-containing protein has translation MRPLAAMVAAGAVTPVGLRSIDTAFSHRAAAAAMRESPLVDAQGEPVTMCFLPTLDPRVTGAARAVLLAERALGEALEKLGPAARGLRMQMGLCLDEHLGQRPPGGEAPAQRVAAELVARAQAYGCAPEIAVKVSTRGPAAPGYLLPELCDALARGAIDAALLGGVHTDYDPARIAALDAAGRLFRPENLDALVPGECAAFVVLMRPDVARRALLRELGQIVGVSTAHERARPDNDESAFQATGLTAALRAALAPLAERGLRAGWMLTDITFETFRHFELQAASVRTQQLFCDPQQLECPAQRIGALGAAAMPLHLAIASEAFARGFAPHPCAVSLAGSDGGERAAMVVVAPG, from the coding sequence GTGAGGCCCCTCGCCGCCATGGTGGCCGCGGGCGCGGTCACGCCCGTCGGGCTGCGCTCGATCGACACCGCGTTCTCGCACCGCGCCGCGGCCGCGGCGATGCGCGAGTCGCCGCTCGTGGACGCGCAGGGCGAGCCCGTCACGATGTGCTTCCTGCCCACGCTCGATCCGCGGGTCACGGGCGCGGCGCGCGCCGTCCTGCTCGCGGAGCGCGCGCTCGGCGAGGCGCTCGAGAAGCTCGGCCCCGCGGCGCGGGGGCTGCGCATGCAGATGGGCCTGTGCCTCGACGAGCACCTCGGGCAGCGGCCGCCGGGCGGCGAGGCCCCGGCGCAGCGGGTCGCCGCCGAGCTCGTCGCGCGGGCGCAAGCGTACGGGTGCGCGCCGGAGATCGCGGTGAAGGTCTCGACGCGAGGGCCCGCCGCGCCGGGGTACTTGCTGCCCGAGCTGTGCGACGCGCTCGCGCGAGGCGCGATCGACGCGGCGCTGCTCGGTGGTGTGCATACAGACTACGACCCAGCGCGCATCGCCGCGCTCGACGCCGCGGGCCGGCTCTTCCGGCCGGAGAACCTGGACGCCCTCGTCCCCGGCGAGTGCGCAGCCTTCGTGGTCCTCATGCGCCCCGACGTCGCGCGGCGCGCGCTCCTCCGTGAGCTGGGGCAGATCGTGGGCGTCTCCACCGCCCACGAGCGGGCCCGCCCGGACAACGACGAGTCCGCGTTCCAGGCCACGGGCCTCACCGCCGCGCTCCGCGCTGCGCTGGCGCCGCTGGCCGAGCGCGGGTTGCGGGCCGGCTGGATGCTCACCGATATCACCTTCGAGACCTTCCGCCATTTCGAGCTCCAGGCCGCGTCGGTGCGCACGCAGCAGCTCTTCTGCGATCCGCAGCAGCTGGAGTGCCCTGCCCAGCGGATCGGCGCGCTCGGCGCCGCGGCGATGCCGCTGCACCTCGCGATCGCGTCGGAGGCGTTCGCGCGGGGCTTCGCGCCGCACCCGTGCGCCGTCTCCCTCGCCGGGAGCGACGGCGGGGAGCGCGCGGCGATGGTGGTCGTGGCGCCGGGGTGA
- a CDS encoding alpha-2-macroglobulin family protein, with product MEVGDATVSAWESLLEELTGTSLGEGLGLSGIGTGGGGTGSGVGFGSGHGRLGGAHRTSSGAPRGVFFWSPPQRTDKDGRLRMRVPLGDVETTFRLVFVGVPDGATPATATLDVPTAQPLSARVEAGAAWVEGDEVDVEISVRNRSPKPLRASIELTARGVAALADPRRRAVAVDVPAGGAAPVRARVRALRAGRAELAVALKAQGTPGDTLVHAWEVRPAGEPTDLNIAQVVEGGARATLSVAADAQRYQPTGRPRLVVERGLAGALTAALEAMDPDRLSSAGAMVDAVEVAALVRRWAAARGGEGAPIAARAEDIGRRAVGRLLAYKESKKDRGFWPPALRARTFAPASAAEELPKIDARCPPEPLHPAAALDALEVEPSPAGGAVNACWDALVTRTLDDVIQSGDRVALARVLLALAERPHRAALAANVADRLRAWVALLPTGGITLPPGQAEDRSARAVVYAALLRAAGLGRSAAPPAKLLGWVGVQRDVRGGYGAPASTRAVVRALLAHGGEGRGVARVTVTSGGARRDVEVGPSGRLVVPLDAGATEVTVEAAGPAVVARLERPALRRWSRPPAAAASPVQVEISWPKRPRAGTTGKLGISLRHTLGRPVEIDVRIPLPPGVSLAEPLGGVRQVNGVLALRASVEASRLATLVEMPVRFALAGKVTAPEAQARVAQEELPRAVVPARPIIIE from the coding sequence ATGGAGGTCGGCGACGCCACGGTGTCGGCGTGGGAGAGCCTCCTGGAGGAGCTCACGGGCACGTCGCTGGGCGAGGGGCTCGGCCTGAGCGGCATCGGCACCGGCGGCGGGGGTACGGGCTCCGGCGTCGGGTTCGGTTCAGGCCACGGCCGGCTGGGCGGCGCCCACCGCACGTCGAGCGGCGCGCCGCGGGGCGTGTTCTTCTGGTCGCCGCCCCAGCGCACCGACAAGGATGGCCGGCTGCGGATGCGCGTCCCGCTCGGCGACGTCGAGACGACCTTCCGGCTCGTCTTCGTGGGCGTGCCGGACGGCGCTACGCCGGCCACGGCCACGCTCGACGTGCCCACGGCGCAGCCGCTCTCGGCGCGCGTGGAGGCGGGTGCCGCGTGGGTCGAGGGCGACGAGGTCGACGTGGAGATCTCGGTCCGGAACCGCTCGCCGAAGCCGCTCCGCGCGAGCATCGAGCTCACGGCGCGCGGCGTGGCCGCGCTCGCGGACCCACGCCGCCGGGCGGTGGCGGTCGATGTGCCCGCGGGGGGCGCGGCCCCGGTGCGCGCGCGGGTCCGGGCGCTGCGCGCCGGGCGGGCGGAGCTCGCGGTCGCCCTGAAGGCGCAGGGGACCCCGGGCGACACGCTCGTGCACGCGTGGGAGGTGCGCCCCGCGGGCGAGCCCACCGATCTGAACATCGCCCAGGTCGTCGAGGGCGGCGCCAGGGCCACGCTGAGCGTCGCGGCGGACGCGCAGCGCTACCAGCCCACCGGCCGCCCGCGGCTCGTCGTCGAGCGCGGCCTCGCGGGCGCGCTCACCGCGGCGCTCGAGGCGATGGATCCCGACCGGCTCTCGTCTGCCGGGGCGATGGTGGACGCGGTGGAGGTCGCGGCGCTCGTGCGCCGCTGGGCCGCGGCGCGCGGGGGTGAGGGCGCGCCGATCGCCGCGCGCGCGGAGGACATCGGCCGCCGCGCCGTGGGCCGGCTGCTCGCGTACAAGGAGAGCAAGAAGGATCGCGGCTTCTGGCCTCCGGCGCTCCGGGCGCGCACCTTCGCGCCCGCGTCCGCGGCGGAGGAGCTGCCGAAGATCGACGCGCGCTGCCCGCCAGAGCCGCTGCACCCCGCGGCAGCGCTCGACGCGCTCGAGGTCGAGCCCTCGCCGGCGGGGGGCGCGGTGAACGCGTGCTGGGACGCGCTCGTCACGAGGACGCTGGACGACGTGATTCAGAGCGGCGATCGCGTGGCGCTCGCCCGGGTCCTGCTCGCGCTCGCGGAGCGGCCGCACCGGGCAGCGCTGGCCGCGAACGTGGCGGACCGGCTGCGCGCCTGGGTGGCGCTGCTCCCGACCGGCGGCATCACCTTGCCGCCGGGTCAGGCCGAGGATCGGAGCGCGCGCGCGGTGGTCTACGCGGCGCTCCTCCGCGCTGCCGGGCTCGGCCGGAGCGCGGCGCCGCCCGCGAAGCTCCTCGGCTGGGTGGGCGTGCAGCGCGACGTGCGCGGCGGCTACGGCGCGCCGGCCAGCACGCGCGCGGTGGTGCGCGCGCTCCTGGCCCACGGGGGCGAGGGCCGCGGGGTGGCGCGCGTCACGGTGACGTCGGGCGGCGCGCGCCGTGACGTGGAGGTCGGGCCGTCGGGGCGGCTCGTGGTGCCGCTCGACGCGGGCGCGACGGAGGTGACGGTCGAGGCAGCGGGGCCCGCGGTCGTTGCGCGCCTGGAGCGCCCGGCTCTTCGGCGCTGGAGCCGGCCGCCGGCCGCCGCGGCGAGCCCCGTACAGGTGGAGATCTCCTGGCCGAAGCGCCCGCGGGCGGGAACGACGGGCAAGCTCGGGATCTCGCTGCGCCACACGCTGGGCCGCCCGGTCGAGATCGACGTGCGCATCCCGCTTCCGCCAGGGGTGTCGCTGGCCGAGCCGCTCGGGGGCGTGCGGCAGGTGAACGGCGTCCTCGCGCTGCGGGCTTCTGTCGAGGCGAGTCGGCTCGCGACGCTCGTGGAGATGCCGGTGCGCTTCGCCCTCGCCGGGAAGGTGACGGCGCCCGAGGCGCAGGCCCGGGTGGCGCAGGAGGAGCTGCCGCGCGCGGTGGTCCCGGCGCGGCCGATCATCATCGAGTGA